The genomic stretch ACTTCCACAGATTGCTTGCCTTAACAAGTTACATTTGATTCAATAAAGGATGTATAAAGCAGAGATATTTGGTGCaaatcatttatatatatatatatatatatatatatatatggcttcAACCGGATGTTTcaacatttgtcttttagtGGAAAATGTTTCCCTGTTCTCTGGGATTTCAACCTGAAAAAAGGTTCCCTATTTGACTTGCCTTTAACCCATGTGAGGTCTCCCTGTTAATGTTTAATCTCCAGGTTTGTTGGAGATTGCACTTATtagtctttttatttaaaacctcTTTTTTCTACAACAAATTGACATGTCCTCAATAACATCATTGCGCTGGTAAATAAACAGACAGGGAAGATCATTTCTACCTGTGACATTGAGTCTTCAAGCTGCTTCAGCTCCTCGTAGTGGTCTCGAGAGTCTCTTAAAGGCTGAACCATGATTTCTTCGATCTGAGGGAAAAGCTGACCAAAATACACACAAAGAGTGAACAACTATTGCTGGAAACAAAAGTGCTTCAATAGCCACCTATATCTCTAAAGGCATTGTCCAATACCTTCATGACTGTCTCAAACATGGGGATGAGGACAAACTTGATGAAGCCAATCTGAGCGGTGGGTTTGGTAACTTTGTCTCTATCCATGAAGGGAGCTACTGGAAGACCCTCAGACTTCTCCCGGTCactcttaaaaacaaaagaggccATTGCATTAATATTTTGTAtagttttcaaatttttttctgaaatattaGCTCCTTCTGGGCAAAGGAAAATTCCAGCTACCTGCATGAAGTACTCTTCCAGTAAGCAGTCCACCCACGGCTCAGCCACCTCAGTTGGCCTCACTTCATTGGAAATATCGCAGCACTTGATCAACAGCTTCttcagctaaaataacaaacataaacctgTTCATCCTCAAATGTAATATGCCCAAGAGAGCTGTGGACAAAGAAGGTTATTCTtactgtgaaaaggatttgttttGCTCATATTTCTAGCGTTCATTTCTTATTTATCAGTGATGCAGGCTATACAACCTCTGTTccttgcaacaaaaaaaacctgatccATTTAGGGTAGCtctacagtaaaataaacaggTGGTGATTTTGTAAGGGAAAATGTTTACATACGCATGTTACATGCTCCTCGTTGTTAAAATCAAAGTTGTCCAGGTTCTGCTTGAAGCCATCAAGAATCTCTCCGTGCCTCGCCATGTCAGTGGCCAGAATAAGGGTGATAATTGCCTGAAAACATGAGAGGAAAGGGCAAATCTTTTTAGCACGTATCATGGCGACTGCTAACTGCACTTAcactttggctgaagagtcccTGCTCTATAAGGGTAAATGGATTGAGCCTTTGTGTCTTGTTCAGCAGTGATAGCAGGATGGAATAAGATATAGACAGTCGGATTGGGCTTCGTCTGCAGTATTGCCGGCGCTCCTCCAgcgaagaaagagctgagccagaAAGCAAAGCTCTCACTTTACTGCTCCATCTATGTTCCCATAAATGGACCAGTAAGTTCTTTCACaactgaaagaacgagatctgGGATACAAACGGCCCAAATGAGCTTCAGGGAGCTTAAAGTATAGCTGCTGCTTGTCCCTACTGAAAGGAGTAAATTGAGGTAGCTTGGGCATCAGGGCATCCCTTACAAGCCTCTCTTTGGAGGATTTCCAGGTAAATCCCACTGGGTTGAGATCacggggaagacccagaacctgctggagggactatttATTCTGTCTGACCTGGGGACGCCTTAGGATCCCCCAAAATGAactggaggatgttgctggggAGGGGGATGTCTGGGGTTCCCTCCTGGACTGGTTGTCCCCATGACccgatctcagataagcagaagacaatggatggattgataTACTATTGACATCTAACAAAGAATCTAACCTCACCAAAGAAGCAACATTTTGACAAAAGTTCTGTCACTTTCAGAACTTTTTGCCATGACCGTGTGTTACGTTCAACAAGTCAACCGGAGGTTTGAGGGACAAAGACAATTCAGAATGAAATGCTTTATCATGGTAAGGAATTGCATGAGTGGAAATATGTTTATTGTTATTAGACAAGAGAAGTAAAGAGTTTTAAAGTGATCAGtggattaaaaacacacatgcaacATGTAAACTCGTGGATTTGTTTTGACTTCAGCTTTTTTGTTGGCAAATGTGTGAGTTTCAGGGTTTGTCAGAAAACCCATCGACACGTCCCAAAAACACAAGTCcgtggaagttttttttttttaattatgaaatcAAGAATCATGAAATGGATTTATGACTCTGGATGAACATATAAGGGGAAATGTTAGCTGATTTAAGATAAAACTGAATCATATTCATCAGAAAGATTCATAGATATGTGGCAGCAGTGTAAACGATTGAAGAACAACTCAATACGATCGACATTCTTACCTGTCGGATCTTCTTGAATGCCTCAGGATCCACATTAGCGAAGATGTTGCACTCAGGAAGGGAAAGGATCTGAAAGGCCACAGCACAATGGTGGTTCTCCAGCGGGGAGATGTCGTTGTAACGCACTGCCAGCTCTGTGCGAGCGTTGATTTGGTacctgatggatggatgagattGTTAAATGCATTTGAGATGGTTGGATAGTCAGTTCTCATGAAGTTCCTCTGATAAGGCTCTCACCTGCGTGAAAGTCAGATCAAAACATATCACTGTGGTAATCTCAGTCAGCATGTTTTCATACCTGAACTCTCTCCAGGCTGAACTAGTTTCACAGCTCATCAACAACAGTGTTGTGCAGAGTATTTCAAAACATAGTGGGGGTCAGTGGGCATCTGCAGTGCTGCATCTGTCAACAGTGCTAGAGACAGAGGGGAGAGCCTTACGTGTTGTTGTAGCCAGGGTGGTCCAGGTCGTGACACACGGCAGCTGTCATTAGAATTCCCAAATCTGTGAGCGTTAGCTTCCCCTGCAGGATaatgcaaaatgacaaaaagccTTTGACTGGAAATTCACTGGGAATATCTCGTTTAAACAATCTTAATTCTGACAGAAGATTTAGCAAAAAAAGATCAGGAAGCTTGTGCTGTGCTTTATTGGGTTGCCGTAGAAAGGATTTtgacagcacaaagcagagcgTGATTTTaagctggaagaaaaacaaagcatgattttttttaagtttctataaataaagataataaaTGTACTTAATACTTAGTAAAACCACCTATCACTTCAGTCGCAGCTGCAGtctctctaccagctttgcacatccagagGCAAAAcgttttgcttgttttcttttgggAAAACAGCTCAACCTCAGCCACATAGCTAATATTGGTACCGTCGAGAGGGACATATTTTACCTCCTTAGCtatgaatctctgcagctcctccagaggtaccACGGGCCTCTTTAGGCTGCTTCTCTGTTTAGCTCTTTGCTGACTTTAGCCAAACAGTAAGGAAGCTCTTGTCCACTTTCTGTCTTAAGGGCAGATTTTGCTTTATAAGAAAATTTCTTATTCAGATTTGCTGATTTAAAGGGgatcatgacaacaaatttcatttttacGACTCTGACTGTGGTGGAAAGTGGTGGAGTCATGGTTGTGAAGTCATCTTAGTAGAGCTGCATGTCATTACCGCAACTGAGGAgtgacatttggcctgacaaacaACAAGCCGAGGTTATTCTTTTATGTAATTCTTAGGAAAATTAACATTTGTAAGAATATTAACTacatgaaatgttttatatagtgatgtcatggcaccatTAAGTgtatcagattaaaagcaacTGGATACATATGCACTCCATcctttttggattttaaaataaatgtgaaaagaatgCAACATTTTCCCTACTACTTTAAGGTTATACAGGACTTTGAgttgatctgtcacataaaatcccaataaagcacagggaagtttgtgattgtaacacacatttaaaaataaaataaaattcaagacACATGAGTAACTTTGcaagatctgaaaaaaaaaaccagacaCCGATCATACCTGCAGGTTGCAGAGGTGAATCATGCCATACATCATCTGACTAACACAGAAGCAGTGACGGAAGTTGTGGAAGGGATTGTTGCGATAATTTTCCTGAATTGCCAGCTAGGAGCCAAATAAATACACTTTCAGTTTACGTATCGCAGAATGTTAAACCAACCAGTGTTTCTAACCACTGACACGTTTGTCTGGTATATTTACCAGCCAGCGCTTCAGTGTGATGGGATTCATGTTAAATTCCTTCACTAGTCCCAAGTCATGGTACATGAACTCCAGACAACTCAGCATCTGTCGTCACAAACagagtggaaaataaaaaaaatcagcaattaggtttattttattaaggGGTAACACAAAACTGTAAAGATGGAGATCAACAGACCTCATTGTGCTCCCAGTGCCAAACATCAAACGTTGGCTTCTTCAGTGCATCGATGGTCTCCTGAGATAGCGTGTACTGAATATGGCAGATGAACAAAGACGGTCAGAAAATCCACGCAGCTTTTGCAGCCTTGACTGGATGTAATGCAGAGGAAGTACCTTTGGGTATGTGGGGACATCTCGTCTGGGCGTGACCTTCTTCCCATCATCTGAGAAGTTGTATTTGCATGAACAGTTTATCCTAAGATCAGAAGTAGACGCAACAGATtaatcttttcctgtttttttttcatcgcaTTTATTATGTGCGGTGTTTTGTTTGAAATCACCTGCTTCCAGATGTTGAAGTCACTTCGTCTCGAAGTTTCCTCAGATCATTTTTACACTTTTCTATTTCGACTACTTTCAAGCCCTCCACTGAAACATGACAGGCAATACGTTAAAGTTTtgcagatgcttttttttttttgttggtaaaaACTCCctttccaaaaaaggttaaaaaaccaaaacaactgaACTTCAGTTCTTGCATTTTTCTCTCTTCCTCCAAAGAGCGTTCTCAGTTCAAAGCTAGTCGGGGAGCAGTTTCAAGCTTTTAAGCTGTAGGGAGCTTGGGACTGCTCCCCACTAGGTTTGAATTGACAATGCTCTTCAGATGAAGAGCCAAAAATACAAGAACCaaagtccagctgttttgtttgtgtaaCCTTTTATGTATTGGCCATGTCCTGGATGACCGAGGCTCTTCACCAGCAAACTCACTTTCCACTCTCTTCTCCAATGCTGCCAGCCTGTTGTTGACCTCGGTCTTCAGCTCATTGATGCGAAAGGCTCTGTGACGCAGTTAAGAACAAATGAGAAATCAGCTTTGTTTGTAGGTGACTCAGTTCACTTGTCGGGGCAGCGATGTGGGCTGTGGTGGAAATGCTTGGGTTTTATGAACATTACAGAGGTATGTTTAAAGATGGGGACGGCAAAGCTTCAGACATAACAACAGATGAAGGTGTTACCTGGTGAACTGCTCAGCCACGTGAGACAGCACACTCTGAAACAtgtcctctctctctgctggCATAAAAAAATGGTGAGTCATTAAACACCCATTACATTCCCATACAACTGATTTTAAAGACTTTACCTTCTGGCTGACCGGTAGGCAGCGGGACAACTTTGTACAGAAAGCTGTTAAGAAACCAGATGTGTACATTTTAGTCACATTTGCGTGAACTATCACGTGGAAGATCATGTCAGAGCTCCTGAGAGTGTGACTTTATCTTAAGAAAATGTCATGGGAAGAAATCTGAGCAGAGCATGAATATTTCTGCAGCATTTCTTGTACGTTACGTTGGAGAGTTGGTGGGCATCGTGGCGTCAATGGAGATCATGGCACCTTCTGGATTTATCACCTTGATGGGAGCGTTCCTGTAGAGAGAGAATAAGATTGTCTCGTGGTGGAACAATATATGCCTTTTTGGTTTGAACGTTGTCACATTTAAACCCCAGAGTTAAATGAAAATCAGATTAGGTGTGAGGGTATTTTTATTCAACCCCATTTAACCAGATGCCCCTTAATAAAAGCCACTATAGTAAACGGTATTACAAGCTTAAAAGCTTCAAAGATCTCCAGGAGCACTGTTCTGCCCATCTGTGTAAACATACCAATACATGGGAATATTGGCAACTCGGGAGGACCTGCAGacgtccacagctcaggtagaaAGACTTTTGACAGAACAACTAATATTTATATGCAAAACATTATAGAAAACTACACATTCTCTTTCTTCTACGTCccaattacactgcaaaaagggaactcaaagtaagtaaaattttcttgaaattagtaaaTTTTTCCTacatttgagcagctaaataagactatttgccaatggaatgagtatttttacccctaaaataagataattagatatcctacacttgaaa from Fundulus heteroclitus isolate FHET01 chromosome 18, MU-UCD_Fhet_4.1, whole genome shotgun sequence encodes the following:
- the pde9al gene encoding high affinity cGMP-specific 3',5'-cyclic phosphodiesterase 9A → MGSSSSSFPPRNIYLDVDGKVQKVVFSRHCNPGDIKELLCSSSNLPRNAPIKVINPEGAMISIDATMPTNSPTFLYKVVPLPTGQPEAEREDMFQSVLSHVAEQFTRAFRINELKTEVNNRLAALEKRVEMEGLKVVEIEKCKNDLRKLRDEVTSTSGSRINCSCKYNFSDDGKKVTPRRDVPTYPKYTLSQETIDALKKPTFDVWHWEHNEMLSCLEFMYHDLGLVKEFNMNPITLKRWLLAIQENYRNNPFHNFRHCFCVSQMMYGMIHLCNLQGKLTLTDLGILMTAAVCHDLDHPGYNNTYQINARTELAVRYNDISPLENHHCAVAFQILSLPECNIFANVDPEAFKKIRQAIITLILATDMARHGEILDGFKQNLDNFDFNNEEHVTCLKKLLIKCCDISNEVRPTEVAEPWVDCLLEEYFMQSDREKSEGLPVAPFMDRDKVTKPTAQIGFIKFVLIPMFETVMKLFPQIEEIMVQPLRDSRDHYEELKQLEDSMSQESSFMSRLRKDLKSE